The DNA segment tgaagactgagaatcatcctctgaaacagggcaggcagctgcatctggctcagtcaGAGACAGTGCCtcaaacctgtttgtcagacgcaccggggaggctttctgatcagcctccggggacgtctttcgctgcctgccacgccttggaacgacctcccaatcaaccaaaggcgagggctcagcctcactgcgggcagcaacctgagcaaccacagcggcagaccgatctggggacagacgggacgaggttgacatcccggtgatacccaagtccggctccccacagtggtgcccattggcaacagcctcaagctgcgcgaccgaagtcagtgcCGCTTGCAGCtatgagcgaagggatgccaactcagccctcatccgaacacagcaatcacagtccctgtccattctaatcgatgttgaacaacagttactgaaacacgagtcagtgcctagataaagggaacacgcaaagaatgtattaactaacctgtacaaatgcctaacgactgcgctacaatctgcctgaatttacgattacagtaactaagacTCGAAATTActcctcctatacgaaactcacacgcaatttaagtaagaatctacgaagtaaacactaaagcgcgatgctacaactctcaaatactataatacgcgcgaaatttatgaattaaacaatgcaagtacccaaaaacacgcaaagaaattaagaattaaactatgtaacaaataagtaagctagggatatacgacttgctgctgcagctgcttatccaacggcggcagggagcacagcattgcttgaatataaatgctcCTGGTAAGACATTATGTGTACGGTGATTCCCATTGTGGTTCCTAGGTCTTTCTAATGTGAGAGGTTCCTAGGTCTTTCTAATGTGAGACACTGCTCTGGGTCTTGAAGGACATCCATTTATGTTTTCTATAAAAACATCATTGACGTGTTGCCTGTTGGTGCTCATCTCAGGATATTCGGCTGCTGGTTGGTTAGTGTTTTTCTGACTTTACGTCAGCTCGAGTGGCTAGCACACTCAGATTCACCCTGCATTCTGCCAACACCAATGGAGAGCGACTTTTCACAATGTTAGCCACTGGTAAGCTAAACCATTTAATGTCTGGTCCTCAAAGATACTGAGATGAAAGCTATAGGCTACACAGCAGGAAAAAGTATCCAGTTGCTTTATTCTGTGGCCTCCTCAATGCCGTTCACTGTAGAATCACATAATTCTACTTATCAGACTAAACCGTTATGCCATTAATAGCATCCACCTTACATGTCTCGAGTTCCATCTCCAAAACAGCCGGAATGACCTGTATTTGCACActgccacactgcagactgttaatgaaattCCAAGCATACGTTTAGGTGCTCAGAAATAAGAGTGGTTTGAAGACCTTTAGTAccttgaagactttttaagtagaAGAACTCAATACATTGTCCAGTATTGTGaatgttcaccagagacaaaggtGTCATCAGAAGTGCCGCCCAAACGGTGATGGGACGACTCTTTTtctctatatatgtaaatgatctatgggatagggtgagcagcaatctgagaCACTATGCTGATGGCATTGTAGCTTATGAAAGTGTTGTTGTTGAGTGACAgaggatgacttggacaaaatatcttttggtgtgatgaattgcatattgctcttaaaatagaaaaacgtaagttaatacagatgagtaggaaaaacagtcgcAGAATTTTCAAATACctagattaaatatctaggaataaagCTGCAaaatatatgaaatggaatgagcgtgaAAGGCCTATTGTAAGGagggtgaatggtcaactttggtttattaggagaataTTAGGGAAGTGTAGTGCATCTATGAAGAAGACCACACAcataacacttgtgtgacccattcttgagtactgcttgagtgtttgagatgctgccaggtcagattaaaggaaggcaaGGGAGCAATTTATAAGTATGCTGCTCTATTTGTTACCAATAAGGTTGATCAACACTTATTACGGAAATGCTCTGTGAACTGAGTCTCCGAAGACAAGATGACATTCACTCTGCTagacaatattgagaaaatttagagaactgacatttgccatctgtagatgtagatagcaaaACAGGCCTACAAGTGATTCACTGCAAAAAAGTTTAAATCTTACTGACAACACAAAGATCTAGATTACACAATTTAAAACAAGTGAGTCATCTTCTGGCACCACAGATAGGCATTCACAGTAAAGTGCTGTATGTGAAATTCTTTGGGATCCAGTTGGATAACAAGTTGAAATGGATTCAACATGCGAATAAGATAACCAAGAAGCCCAGTTTAACATCTTTGGATCTTAGAAGTATGTCTTGTTGTCTTTATTGAATGGTACCAGCTTATTTTGCGTATTTGTGGCTCCCTGTTGTATTAAGGAATAATCTTCTGGGGTAATGcatctaaagtaaataaagtatttattcagcaaaagtgagcagtaagaaaatTCCACATAGGTGTTTGTAAGTAAGTAGCTAGGGACTCTTACATGAATTTCCCAATATTTTACTCTATAATGTCTTTTGTTGCCACAAATACTAAAATGTGTTCTTCAGTCATGGCTATTTATCTGTGTTCTTTATTTTCTGCCTATCAGTTTTAAATAAAAGTACTTTGACATCACTTAAATGCAGTAATTCTAATGGTGCTATGATATACTCTCAAAATGATCACTGTTAAATTGCAATATTCTACTATATTTACAGGTTTGAAAGTTGAAAGCCTCAATgtgctgaggggggaggggggaagcacCTCAACAGGGGCTGCAGCTGAATAGTGAAAACCTCTAGCAATGTGGCTTGGGTGAACTATCCAGGCAAGTAATTGCTGAACAGAAAATGTTTTGAGATCTTTAATCTTATTTTTCACCTTCTCAGAATACGGCAAGAACTGGATGCAGTACTAGTTTCCACTGTCAATATCTTACAAGAATCCTCACCAATCAGATATGTTATGGACAGCAGTTACAAAAAAGTACAACTGGGTAAAAGCTCAACAATGTTGGTATCAGCCTTGCTGTGGATCAACTTGTAAGGCGTACTAATGGGCACAAatattatgaataaaaataaagtGTTTGGGATTTTCAATTAAAACTTCATGTTAAAGTTTATTTAGTAAAAGCAAATCCTTTAAAACTGTATTTACTCCATAGAAATTTGGCTTACTACTACGTGCTTTATCGTGTGTTAAGTTTCATGTGGATATCAATTGAATTACATTCACTGAAATGGAGCAATAAGGACGAAATCAATGAAGAAGCAATGCCATGAAATGAGGTCTGTGACAACCAGTCAGACATGCTGAACCCAAATAGGAAAAAAATCATCATCAATGCTGTGAAAGTGGGTGCATACTCACACAGCTTATTGGTTAAAGCAGCTGCTTGTGAAAATAGGGAAATTTTGGTTCAtgtctcagtctggcacaaattttcatatgccaTGAAATTCTTTTCACAGAGCTGACATCTTCCCAAACAAGGATTAATCTTagatccccttttttttttttttttttttttttttttttttgatatgcTCGCTCTTGTGTCACACTTTATATCACTAGGTCATTAGTAATCGCAAAAAGAAAACAGCACATATGTTAGTAGTGCATAGCTTACAAAAAGGCATCGTTCACTAGTAATCATGCATTTCCAAATAATAAACAAAGAACAACTAACACTTCACTTTATTTGTCAGGAAATACGACTACTTTAAAAAGTCTATAATAAGgaagaaatgttcaaaattgtGAAGACCTATCATATAAAGACTACATTAAAGTATCTCATGTTACATCCTCCTTTGTCCAGCCTTCATTTATCCCAATTAATTTCTGATGAACATTTTACTTTCATTTCTTAGATTAAACAACTTTTAAATGCAGTGgcgtgtttacaactttcagtgAATTTGTCTGAGAAGGTTGAAGGCGATTTTTTATAATGTATGAACAATTAAATGGATGCTCTGATGTAGGTATTGAAAACATCAGTCGGTGCCTGTCCACTGGAAAAATACAAGTACAAAGAAGCTGCATATGGAGCAAAGGAGGCAGCATACCTCGGCACTCCACTGCAGCTCCACAAGTCTTTCGAAAAAGTACCGCAAAGACAATAGTTTTTGTTTTTCGACAAGctgtaaattttgtttgttacataattttaaatcaaaattaaCCACATGTTTTCTCATCATAAGCCTTGGAAGATTACTTGAAAGGAGTGAATGATTAATTTGaaacaggttataagatgaacataaataaaagaaaaatatgggtCAGGGAGTATATTCTATTTAAATTGAGTGATGTTGGGGGAATTGGGCTAGGAAGTGAGATGTTAAAATTGgctaagttttgctatttgggtgatAAAAGAACTGATAATTGACTGGCAAATCAAGAAAAGcttcctgtgaaagagaaatatattaacatttaatataaatttaagggtTTGGAGTATAGAGAGTAACCTtatatgaatgtgaaacatggacattaaatggtaggggaaaaaaaaaacttttcacatgttacagaaggatgttgaacatCTAATGGGCAGGATGGATAATTGAGGATGTATTGTATCAAATGGAAATGTATGGCTCAACTTGAGTAAAGGAAGGGATCAATTGACAAGACAAAACCTGATTCATCAAGGACTCATCAACTTGATGCTGGAGGGGAGTGTGAGAGTTAGAAGTTGTGCAGGAAGACTGAGGCTCGATCATGGTAAGCAGGTAGTTACAAAGACATTTGCACAGGGCAGACTAACAAAAGGGCAGTATCAAGCGAGTTTCTGGCTCGAAGGCTACAACTTTATTATTCATTTTACCACATTCTCCTGTATTTTTAGGCTTACTTTTGATCCCACATAGTCCAAATTAACAAGATTGTACTGTAGCTGGAAGCAGGTCCAGCCCTAGCCACAGAAATTTTAAGCACAGACATTGTCCTCCTCATTGCACTACAGAAGGAAAACGAATCTGCTCAATTTGAACAACACTAGTCTAAATATTTGGGCCTCCTTCTTCAATATGAACTTCAATGCACTTCAGTTCTGTGAGAGTCACATATGTATCTAGGTGGTCTGCTTGTCAGCTTCCGCCTTGTTTTTCATGTCTGTATCTACACATGTCTCTTTGTCAGCTTCCTCTTGATTTTTCATGTCTGTGTCTACAGACGTCTGCTTGGCAGCTTCCTCCTGATTTTTCATGTCTGTATCTGAAGGTGTCTGCTTGGCCACTTCCTCCTCATTTTTCATGTCTGCATCTACAGACATCTGCATGGCATCTCCTTCCTTGTTTTTCATGTCTGTATCTCCAGAGGTCTGCTTGTCACTCTCTTCCTCATTTTTCTCATCTGTATCTGCAGAGGTCTGCTTGCCATCCTCCTCATTTACGATAACTAAATCCACATTGCCTAATCCGAGGTAAACTTTATTGTCCAAGGCCCGGATGGCTTCGAGAGACTGGTCATCAACCATGAAGACTAGAGTCTGGCCTGTAGCTTCAGAAGTCACACTGACATTCTTCCAAAGGCTTGTATCGAGGGTTTTGTTTTGAGTGCCAAGCATCTGCAAGATTTTTTTTGGCTCTGTCTTGGCAAACAACTTTGGCGTCTTGAGTAGCACCTTAGTTCCTTGTGCGACCTCCCCTTTAGGCTTTACTAGGAGCTTTGCACCCTTCCACGGCTTCAAGTCTGGCACAATTCTCTCTAGCCAGAGTTTTGTCTGCTCGTTGGCACAAGACATAACGAGCGCACCCTTCGCCACGGAAGTCCCGTAAAACTGTGGAAAATACCCATCCTCTAGAGGTTCAAGAGCATCTAGGAGTGCTTCTTTGATTTGGGCTATTTCCTTTTCCTCTAATTTTCGATCGGGATCTAGTGTTATCAACATCCTCTGTCTGTACCCCACAAAATCTTCTGCAACAGCCCGTGGATTTACAGCTGTCTGTACCTGCTTTTGTTCTTTCAGTTTGTTCTTCTTATTAATATTGTAAGGCACATCAACAAATCGTCTTCCTTTGGTAGGCCAGGGCCCAATACCTAGAATTGGAAAAGCAAAAGAAACATATGAttataatcagataaaaaaaattctattactTGACAAAGCTAATCATAGTCCCAGCCATATCATTAACTATGAGGTGTGTTTTGTAAGTAAGTCTTgtcctcattaaaaaaaaaaaaagtgcatttaCAAAATTCTTATTACACAAAAGCCCAAACCTTAGCCTACCTTTCAATACAATTTATACCAATATTAAGGCTTCTTTCTGGTGTTCCAAGCTTCCTACTAGACAACAGCAGCATCTGCAGACAGCCTCACAGATCTTCCAACATTATACACAGGACCATTTATAGAGTTAGTAACAGTAACTACAATACTCCCTTGGCGTGCTCCTGAAATTACATTTAGAGCTGTTGATTTTGCTGAGTTATGTATGCTACGAAGTCCTGAAgtcagtcacaaatctggttcgatactctgtaagttcagattttgtttgttaCACAACAATACAAAAGTAAAAAATACAGCAGCAACATCGATGCCTTTGTCTATGGTGCTGTGGACTTCCTGAGTTGCATGTGGCCTCTGTATGCAGATGCTGTGTTGATTTTAATAGACATTGTCATTATTCAAAAAGACCATAATTCGTGTATTAAACATATTTCATAATTCCACAATAGATCAATAGCAGCAATAACTTTCCAAAATTATGTGCACCTGCCTGGTGATCCTTCTTGTGAAATGGGAATGGCCTGCATTTTCAAGCCTATGTCACAGCCACTTCAATTATTAAACAGATCTTCCCACAACGGATTCTGCCATTTCAGAAGAAATTTGACTTGACCAGGCAATACTATATGGGGTCACTTGCAGGAGTAAGTTATAGCAAATGATAAGGAAGGAACATGCATTACTGTAAATATTGAGGAACTCCTGTCTGTGCAAGATACTTTGCTTGCAGAACTTCACACAGtagaccaaaaaatcactgtgacatATATAACAAAGGATGCACACACTACAAgcaaaactgtaaaaatttcttgaAGTCCTTCACATCTGAAAGTAGTTGTATCAACATTTAGTGTTGAAATAGTTCAAAAACTTTTCAGTATGAACAGGCAACAAATGTTACAAATTTATTAGTAGTATTTTGagaacattacagtttttgaacgTTTTTCTGAAATGTGTTACAATACAACTCCTCTTACCTCCTGCACCTCGGGGTTTTAAGCCTAAGGGTCGATATGCCCCTCTGCCTCTTCCTGCTGGTcctctgtagaaaaaaaaaaagaattcacgTTTAAGTACTGACCACAAATGAGTCACAAAACAATTAGGTCTTGTAACACCGGTGGTTACAAATGAAAATTATAACCCAGAAATCAAATGTGCGGGACAACTACATTCATCAACATACAGAACAATTGATTTCCCACTCATTAAACAATGGAAGATCCAAGATGAAAGCTTACACTCTCTAATGGCCTTCTTTCAATGTTCCCGTCGGCCACTCAGTGCCTTCTCTATGTGGTAGCAATCTATCCAACTGAATATCAATTCTCCCCAGTCACGAGAAAcgctatttccatttatttttattgtgtatatgCACTTTTAATTCACTGGTGAGATGTACAAATATTGTGCTCCACTATTTTCTCCCTCCTGTGGTGAAGGCAGGCTTAGTAAGGGATATTGCAGCTAGTTTTTACTTGTGTTATATTTACGAATGGAATCATTTTTTGTAAAATCACCAACCCATCAAACACTCATTGTCAAGCAGGTTGTCTTGCTATGCGGTGGTGACTGCACAACCTGATGCAAGAGGAACACCGCTTGCCACGCTGATAAAACAGTCACAGGTGGAGCAACTTCTATCCTTCCATTTCATGTCAGCATTTCCTTTCTTTCCTACACTGCTTCTTATCAGTCATTATCTGTTGGCTGTTTTCAAAAAATGTGTCCCGCTGTGGGCTAATGATCTCCAGGATGAAGGGTCAAGGATTGAGTTGTTAATATTACTTTGACAACATCTTCATGTTAGCCTTAATTGCATCCTTAACTCATTTCCTCTGATCTCCTAGACCAGCATCTACTCACAATTAACTCAAAGTAAAACACTTGTTTAGGAACATGGACTACATTCCATACCCATCATAACTAGCACCTGAAAAGTGCCACTTCTATGCCGGTTGTATGTGCCAGTTATAGGATGCTAACATTTGTGTGACTGTCTTGCTATATTACACTATGTCTCTTTGAATTAACAACACTGCCTGTCTAACGCCACTTTCTCACTAGATCCTGAATCGTTGATTTTGCAAGAATATTACTTGCAGGAAAAGTGCCATGAACATCTTTAATGGATTCAGACCACACATATTCTTCAACAacgaacacacgttcttcaatggagtAAGGCATGACAATGAAGTACACGGTTTATTACGACTACTTTTCGTATGAACTGCTCACACACTACTGCTGTTAAAAGGGGGCAAAGGAACTGACAAGCTAGTAATGCTACGCACGCACGTCGACATTCCGGTTCGGGCCGGTTTTCTGTGTGCCACTCTGCAGTATATTGCTACAAACATCAGCTTGAAACTTTGTTAAGTCGACTTTCTCATGATATTTCTCATCTATCTTCAAGTACCAGTTCAGTTTTATCAGCCTCACTGTGGCACTCTCCACAGGTGAAACAAACCTGTGGGCtttcgtgctgccctcctttgtgtacattcaatatcccctataAGTCACACTCGCTAAGAGTCCCACACATTCAATGGTGCTGTTTTATATCCTTACATATTGTTACACACAGGTACTTGCATGAATTGACcatttcctgaacatttaaagcaagtcgtCAATCTTTGCACAACTTTGGAATCTCTTCAAGAcacgactgaatatttctgcacttgttttcagacaatacttcatttcaAATAACTGTATCATTTACAAAAATTCTGAGGTTACTTTGCTACTGCCTGCAAGATCATTAAAACATAACACAAACAGCAAAGAAACTCAACACACTTATGCAAAGACAAACAGATTTGCTCATGATGGAGCAGACTGGACAGGTGCAACAAGATGTCAATGACAACACTGAACAGCACGAAAGTCAGGACAAAATTGCAACTTTTGTACTGAAGTGTTGTTTGATTGCTGAGTCAGCTTTACCTTTATATGCATACTGCTGCTATTTTCATTTGACTTAGCCATTTGCCTTCAGGGGGCCAAATGTGTAGTATTGCTGACATACACACATGAAAGGAGACACTTCTTAGCTTTCATAACTAATGGTTCCATCCCCAGAGAGGATGGAGGTATTCATTGGGAAAGGTTAAACAAGAAGGCCATATCACTCAAACATCAGGGTGAGAGAGACAGTACTGTCaaacaattctgtctcataattataACTTTTCTCTACAAAAGTTTCCTTCGATTCAGTTACAAGTTGCACAGAGTCATTCATTCAAGAATTAATATACATACAAATTTCTTCACAACTTTAAAGTGATTCCAGATGAGAAGGAGTCTTTTCTGAaaagaagaccacaaaaacaaaattatctGGTGTTTAAATCTGAAAAGTGCAGAAGCTTGGCAAATGGAAGCCCAAGTTCCAACTTCACGTTAATGGAAGAAGAACTGTCGCTGACTTTACAGACTTATAGAATAACTTAGTTCATTGTACTGTATAGAAATTTTATAGTCACAACTTCTGAGAAGTAAGAAGAATGAGAAAGTCGAACATTATACTGCTTGACATATTGTTCTGTCACTGACATCTGTACTCAATGTGACACGAGTCTGCTGCACTGCAATAGTTAGCAACAATATGTGTGTGTTATTAATGTGCACTTTAAAAGTTCCCAATTTGTTAATTTTGTAGGCTAATCATAGCAATGATTCCACattatgtggtttttttttttatgtttccttcGCACAACATTTTTACCAGTGTTTTCAGGAATATTTATTCAGTATAAAATCAAACACAATTCTCGAATTTGTAAATGCCTACAATCAAACCCCTATCTCAACAGGCTTAGATCTGTTTCTCAACGAAGTCTGCTCGAAGACATGTCAATGGCGATGTCACTTTTGTTCAGATTTATATAACCTTGCTGTCACACAGCGCACAGTCAGAGGAGCCATATAGTAAACATCCAAAGGTTAATCAGCTGCTGTCACTGAATTACAATGAGAAATAAAGTTTCTATTAAATTTTGAAACAGCAACACTCCTTTGCAAACAATTGCAAACAATCTGTGTATCTAAATCAACAAGAAATAACACTTCCCACTGCTGTAACAAAGAAGCAATAACAGACTGATTAAAATGGCTCTCTGCATAGTGGTAAAGATAACACATGTGCACTGAGATGAAAAAATTCGTGGGATGCCTCCTATTATTGCGCGGGACCTCCtcttgcccagcatagtgcagcaacccattttcgcatggactcaacaaatcattggaagtcctctacagaaatattgagccatgctgtgtcTATAGCAGGCCATAATTGCAGAAGTGCtattggtgcaggattttgtgcacgaactgacctctcgattatttttcataaatgtttgacgggatctgggtggccaaatcattcactcaaattgtccagaatgttcttcaaactagtcacatataattgtagcccggtgacatggcacattgtcagccACAGAAATTTGATCAAGTCCATGACTGGCAgcagatggtctccaaatagccgagcacaatcattttcagtcaatgaccCAGTCAATTCCGTGCAAACATAGCCCATACTATTACAAAGCCACCACCAgcctacacagtgccttgttgacaacctgggttcgtggtttcgtggggtctgtgccacactcatactctaccatcaactcttactaactgaaattgggaatcatctgaccaagccacagttttccagtcatctagactCCAACTGAGACGGGCACAAAGCCAGGAGGGGAGCCGCAGGCGacgctgtgctgttagcaaaggcacttgcgtcggttgtCAGCTGCAATAGCACATTAACGGCAAAttctgccacactgtcctaacagatccATTCGTCATacatccgacattgatttctgcagttatttcatgcaacgTTACTCGTATGTTAGCAattacaactctacgcaaatgctgctgtTCTAGGGTGTTAAATGAAGGTCACTGGCCACTCCATTGtctctggtgagaggtaatgcctgaaatttggtattctcagcacactcttgacactgtggatgtcagaAAACTGAAGTCCCTAACAATTTTCCcctccccccatgaatcatggaccttgccgttggtgtggaggcttgcgtgcctcaacgatacagatagccgtaccgtaggtgcaaccacaacggaggggtatctgttgagaggccagacaaacgtatggttcctgaagaggggcacagcagcattttcagtagttgcaggggcaacagtctggatgattgactgatctggccttttaacactaaccaaaatggccttgctgttctggtactgcgaaaggctgaaagcaaggggaaactacagctgtaatttttcccgagggcatgcagctttactgtatgattaaatgatgatggcgtcctcttgggtaaaatattccagaggtaaaatagtcccccattcggatctccaggcggggactactcaagaggatgtcattatcaggagaaagaaaactggcattctacggatcggaatgtggaatgtcagatcccttaattgggcaggtaggttagaaaatttaaaaagggaaatggataggttaaagttagatatagtgggaattagtgaagttcggtggcaagaggaacaagacttttggtcaggtaaatacagggttataaatacaaaatcaaataggggtaatgcaggagtaggtttaataatgaacaaaaatataggagtacgggtaagctactacaaacagcatagtgaacgcattattgtggccaagatagacgagaagcccacgcctactgcagtagtacaagtttatatgccaattagctctgcagatgatgaagaaattgatgaaatgtatgatgagataaaataaattattcaggtagtgaagggagacgaaaatttaatagtcatgggtgactggaattcaaagtaggaaaagagagagaaggaaacatagtaggtgaatatggattgggggacagaaatgaaagaggaagccgcctggtagaattttgtgcagagcataacttaataatagctaacacttggttcaagaatcatgaaagaaggttgtatacatggaagaaccctggagatactaaaaggtatcagattgattatataatggtaagacagagatttaggaaccaggttttaaattttaagacatttccaggggcagatgtggactctgaccacaatctattggttatgaactgtagattaaaactgaagaaactgcaaaaaggtgggaatttaaggagatgggacctggataaactgaaagaaccagaggttgtacagagtttcagggagagcataagggaacgattgacaggaatgggggaaagaaatacagtagaagaagaatgggtagctttgagggatgaaatagtgaaggcagcagag comes from the Schistocerca piceifrons isolate TAMUIC-IGC-003096 chromosome 9, iqSchPice1.1, whole genome shotgun sequence genome and includes:
- the LOC124716958 gene encoding uncharacterized protein LOC124716958; the protein is MFRDRKPSRGPAGRGRGAYRPLGLKPRGAGGIGPWPTKGRRFVDVPYNINKKNKLKEQKQVQTAVNPRAVAEDFVGYRQRMLITLDPDRKLEEKEIAQIKEALLDALEPLEDGYFPQFYGTSVAKGALVMSCANEQTKLWLERIVPDLKPWKGAKLLVKPKGEVAQGTKVLLKTPKLFAKTEPKKILQMLGTQNKTLDTSLWKNVSVTSEATGQTLVFMVDDQSLEAIRALDNKVYLGLGNVDLVIVNEEDGKQTSADTDEKNEEESDKQTSGDTDMKNKEGDAMQMSVDADMKNEEEVAKQTPSDTDMKNQEEAAKQTSVDTDMKNQEEADKETCVDTDMKNKAEADKQTT